Proteins from a single region of Abyssalbus ytuae:
- a CDS encoding CcoQ/FixQ family Cbb3-type cytochrome c oxidase assembly chaperone, with the protein MLKFVKDHMATIEGIEIYPIISLSIFFLFFAVLFWWVFTAKKDYINKVSKFPLDNQENN; encoded by the coding sequence ATGCTAAAATTTGTAAAAGATCATATGGCGACTATAGAAGGAATAGAGATATATCCCATTATTTCACTCTCTATATTCTTCTTGTTTTTTGCAGTTCTTTTTTGGTGGGTTTTTACTGCTAAAAAAGACTATATAAACAAGGTAAGTAAGTTTCCATTAGATAATCAAGAAAATAACTAA
- a CDS encoding cbb3-type cytochrome c oxidase N-terminal domain-containing protein, giving the protein MKDFASYLRVIIIVGLVFIAAEYFIDSGDKPAFLTYPEVSIFLILFTVTLVGIEIMVNAMNTIADALLSDEKRKELEAKKAAARENVWYRKLYKGLTKAKPIEAEGEIILDHNYDGIKELDNSLPPWWLYGFYISILFAIIYLARFHIFGGDNQAEEYDKAMAQAQIDIEEYKKTAKDLVDVNTVQLLTDAGDLAAGKTIFTTNCVACHMADGGGGIGPNLTDKYWILGGGIQNVFRTISEGGRDGKGMIAWKQSLKPSEIAQVASFVLSLQGTTPANPKEPQGDLWVDENAPDTETVPEDAPEEVPVQVNDTLSVALR; this is encoded by the coding sequence ATGAAAGATTTTGCATCATATTTAAGGGTCATCATCATTGTAGGCCTTGTCTTTATAGCCGCCGAATATTTTATTGATTCAGGTGACAAACCTGCGTTTCTAACGTATCCGGAGGTATCAATATTCTTAATTCTGTTTACCGTTACATTAGTGGGAATAGAAATAATGGTGAATGCAATGAATACCATAGCAGATGCCTTATTATCTGATGAAAAAAGAAAAGAACTTGAAGCTAAAAAAGCTGCTGCCCGTGAAAATGTATGGTACAGAAAATTGTATAAAGGCCTTACAAAAGCCAAACCTATTGAAGCCGAAGGAGAAATTATCCTCGACCATAATTATGACGGGATAAAAGAACTTGATAATTCATTGCCTCCCTGGTGGCTGTACGGGTTTTACATCTCTATTTTGTTTGCCATAATATACCTGGCCCGTTTTCACATTTTCGGCGGAGATAACCAGGCTGAGGAGTATGACAAAGCTATGGCACAGGCCCAGATAGATATTGAAGAGTATAAAAAAACTGCTAAAGATCTTGTAGATGTGAATACAGTACAGTTATTAACAGACGCAGGAGATCTGGCTGCAGGTAAAACTATATTCACCACCAATTGTGTTGCCTGCCATATGGCCGACGGCGGCGGTGGTATAGGGCCTAACCTTACAGATAAATACTGGATTTTAGGCGGAGGAATTCAAAATGTATTCCGAACCATTTCAGAAGGTGGGCGCGACGGAAAAGGTATGATTGCCTGGAAACAAAGTTTAAAACCGTCGGAAATAGCCCAGGTGGCCAGTTTTGTGCTTTCACTTCAGGGAACCACTCCTGCCAATCCTAAAGAACCGCAGGGAGATTTATGGGTGGATGAAAATGCACCTGATACGGAAACCGTACCGGAAGATGCTCCTGAAGAAGTGCCTGTACAGGTGAATGATACATTGAGTGTAGCTTTAAGATAA
- the ccoG gene encoding cytochrome c oxidase accessory protein CcoG: protein MSSQEKEVFRDSIGTINEEGNRAWVFPKKPDGKFYDYRKWVSYFLLAFLFLSPFIKINGNQFLLFNVLDRRFNIFGFPFWPQDFHLFVISMIIGVVFVTLFTVVFGRIFCGWICPQTIFLEMVFRRIEYWIEGDRGAQIRLDKQPWNGEKIRKKLFKWFIFLIISFLIANIFLAYLIGSDELIQYVKDGPAKHISTLVALSIFTAVFYFIFAWFREQVCIIACPYGRLQGVLLDNKSIVVAYDYKRGEGEKGRKKIRKGEDRAALGYGDCIDCFQCVNVCPTGIDIRNGTQLECVNCTACIDECNTVMEKVNLPKGLIRYASEENIESKKTFRFTARMKGYTAVLIILIGVLTGMLFLRNEVEATVLRLPGQLYEHKGEHIISNVYTYKIVNKTTKEIDDVVLKLESHKGKVELVAGNTFTVPEQGIAEGTLFIEIDKAFLDKDKTKLIIGVYSKGELIETTTTNFLGPRSYR, encoded by the coding sequence ATGTCCTCACAAGAGAAAGAAGTCTTCAGAGACTCCATAGGAACAATTAATGAAGAAGGTAACCGGGCCTGGGTTTTTCCTAAAAAACCCGATGGTAAGTTTTACGATTACCGTAAATGGGTAAGTTACTTTTTACTGGCATTTTTGTTCCTGTCCCCTTTTATAAAAATTAACGGAAACCAGTTTTTATTATTCAATGTACTGGACAGAAGGTTTAATATATTTGGTTTTCCCTTCTGGCCACAGGATTTTCATTTGTTCGTAATATCCATGATCATAGGGGTAGTTTTTGTTACCTTATTTACAGTGGTCTTCGGGAGGATATTTTGTGGATGGATTTGTCCGCAAACTATTTTTCTGGAAATGGTTTTCCGACGTATTGAATATTGGATTGAAGGTGACCGGGGTGCTCAGATACGATTAGACAAACAGCCATGGAACGGTGAAAAAATAAGAAAGAAACTTTTTAAATGGTTTATATTTTTAATCATCTCTTTTTTAATTGCCAACATCTTCCTGGCTTACCTGATAGGCAGTGATGAACTGATTCAATATGTAAAAGATGGCCCTGCAAAGCATATAAGTACTTTGGTAGCTTTATCAATTTTTACGGCTGTTTTTTACTTCATTTTTGCCTGGTTCAGAGAGCAGGTATGTATAATTGCCTGTCCTTACGGAAGGTTGCAGGGTGTACTGCTGGATAATAAATCTATTGTGGTGGCTTATGATTATAAGCGTGGGGAAGGTGAAAAGGGACGTAAAAAAATAAGAAAAGGTGAAGACCGGGCAGCCCTGGGATATGGCGATTGTATTGATTGCTTTCAATGTGTAAATGTTTGCCCCACAGGAATTGATATCAGGAATGGCACTCAGTTGGAATGTGTAAACTGTACCGCCTGTATTGACGAGTGTAATACCGTTATGGAAAAAGTAAACCTGCCAAAAGGTTTAATACGGTATGCAAGCGAAGAGAATATTGAAAGTAAAAAGACTTTCAGGTTTACTGCCCGTATGAAAGGTTATACAGCCGTATTAATTATCCTGATAGGGGTTTTAACCGGAATGTTGTTTTTAAGAAATGAAGTGGAAGCCACTGTATTACGGCTACCAGGACAGTTATATGAGCACAAAGGCGAACATATAATCAGTAATGTGTACACCTATAAAATTGTAAATAAAACCACCAAAGAAATTGATGATGTTGTTCTTAAACTGGAATCGCACAAAGGAAAAGTGGAACTTGTTGCTGGTAATACCTTTACGGTACCTGAACAGGGAATTGCCGAAGGTACATTGTTTATAGAAATTGATAAAGCATTTTTAGATAAGGATAAAACAAAACTTATCATTGGTGTTTACAGTAAGGGAGAATTGATTGAAACCACTACCACCAATTTTTTGGGACCGAGAAGTTACCGATAA